CTGTCACTGCTCTGGTAccactctctcctcatccttcctcacccacTCTATCCTTCACTCACGGATCCCTCCGACCCTCATATTCCCATCTTACACCTTATCCATCCGCAATCAATGCTCTCGGTCATTCACTTCTCACTAAAGCCTTGACACCGCCTCTCGCTCCCCCTTACCCACCTAATCCGTACTCTGGTCTACCAAAGGGAAGCACGCATGATGAGGCAGAACTGTATGCCGAAGGGGGACCTTTGTGGTGGCGTGGTCTGGCAGATAGGGGAGAGGATCAAGTCTGTCCATGGGCTGAGGAGTTGAAGGGAAAGATCGgggcgaggaggatcatAGGTGTAAGTGATCATAGAACGTTCACCATCTTGGCTGGCGACCAAACACCGGCCTCGAGAATCTGATGCTTACTTGAGTCCTTTTTCGATCTTGCAGGGCCATACACCGAACTTTGAGAAGATCGTAGCGAGATGTAATGCCtcggtcatcatcatcgacacGGGAATTTCGTCGGCTTACGGCGGTGTTCTTTCCGCTTTGGAAATAGTATACACCCTCACACCTCTGGATGTACCAAAACACGATGGTCATCGACAAGACCCTTTGATGGTGTCGAACAACGTCACGATCACTGGCGAGGAGCTAAGGGGGCGGTATctggagagggaagaagtaCATGCGATCTATGAAAAGAGACGGAAGTGGATCGCATTagaagaaagggaaatTACACTTTGATCACAATTTATACCTGGCATCTTGGCATAACGCAGCATTAACGTGACACTTTGGCATTGTATGCATTGATTTCGGTCCGTCTGATCTTCAATCTATGTGGTTGACCTACCCTTCATTGCCAAGCTTCGTCGAACACTCCGTCCTCGTCTAATTCTGATAACCATCGCCAGAAAGGTGCGGACGGGAAGCTGCCAATCCCAGTTGGATCAGCCAAGGTGAACGAAGTTGTTTATTCTGcctcacactcacccgaCGCAGTTGTCGTAATTCCCATCTATACGCTCTATGAGTATCCCTCCTAGTCCCTATCGATAGAATCAGTGGTCGTCCTAGGAAAGAGTAATGCTGCACTGTACCCACCTGAATTGCGAACCCTCCAGCCCTATCTAAACCTTCTTCTGAATCGACATATGCCTGAATGACCTCGTTCTGTAACAGTAAGACGTCAAATGTTGAGCTCTGTGCTCCGCAAACACTACGAGGCACCAAAGCTCACCGAATTGTCGTAAAATTGAACGAGAGAAGAACATGAGATAGAGCTAGTAGGAACATTTCTCGTTAGTTGCACTGAGAACGAGACCTCGTCTGACGAATGGACGTACTGGACTTTGAATCCTGGTGCTTCGATCGATGGGTATACTGCACATGAATAAGAATTCTGTCAGCTTCCAATGACCGAATGTTCAATGAGAGGGTAAGAAATAGCTGACCTATTGTAACACCCGTGATAACCTCGCATTCTCGTCCCGCCATCAAACCCAGGATCTTCGCCTAATCATCGAGGGGCCGCGATACGATATCAGCTATGCTCTTCTCAGACGGACGAGAGATTGCAGGTGACAGCTGGTGGAGATCGCCTCACCTGATCCTCTTTGTTGATTGGCTTTTCGAGGACTTCAGACACTTCGCCGTGAGCCGAACCGCCTTCGGCTGTGTCTTTCTCCGGGGGGAAAATGACGACGGTATCGGCTGCGAGCACGAACAAGTATGTAAGCCCGTTGATAGAAACACAGAGGGATAGTTGCACATGGTGATGAGCCGTTGACGGCCTTTGTACGGGATTATCCAGCACTAACGCTCACCAGAAATCACTAAATCAGGAGGATCACGTTCGTTCTCCTTGACCAATCGCTCGTACACTTCCATAGCCTGCGACGTGGATCAGTCACTCGAGACGATGGCTACACTATTTACCGCAATTTTCGGTCTGGGGCAAAggccactcaccttctctgcACCCGTGGCTATTGGGTAATCGGCCAAATTGCCCGCGAAGCGAGAATGTGGAAGATCCTCGGCGAACGTGGAGGGTACAATCTCAGGATGTAGTCCCTATATAACGAAGGACCGAAGTATGAGCTCGTCAGCCACTATACTTAGGAAGGCTGTAGATGTTCGTGTGCAAGGGcagggaaggaaggaatgCTTGGACCCAGTGAAGCAGAGATCCTCACCGCCGTCGCGAGAATATCTTTCCGTCTCGGACTGGCTGATGCGAGGATGATCCGACGATTGGCGAGCTTCTTGAAGATGGGGAGGGAAAGGGCGGTAGGCGCGACAGGGTTCGGTCTGGACATTGCGTATACAGGCTGCGATCGTGCTGCTGCCAGTTTAATGGCATTCGACGAGCAGAAGTGATTGAAGATGGGCTGCGTACAAAGGATGGATGTTCAAAATGGTTGATATCTCTTGTTTTGAGTCAGGTTACATGTCGTCGacaaaagtggaggtcaGAACGACAGAAGTCCCGATGACGTTCAACAATAATTTCCGATTCATCTATATCTTGGACCACATCTCGACATATCAAGCATACAGAGCAACACTTACAAACAGCATTCGCAATACGAAAAGCCGATTCACGCTCCCGACACCACGTACGAATACTACAAACATGggttcttcatcctcgaaaGCTGTCCGAAAGCTACCTACTGCCTCCACCCTTTCCCGATCTTCACCTGCGACTCGAGCCCAACCgccccctcctccacctcctcccgaGTCCGAAGTCCAGCCGATCCAGGATACGCAAGAACCGGCGGGTTCTCGAGCGAGTGCGAAGCTTGTAGAGAAACCAGCATGGCGTGAGAGCAGTATGGGAGGACAGAGTAGGAGAGCGAAAGAGAGTCCCGAGGTGATGGGTGGGATGGGCAAGGTCCATTTCAgtggagagaaagatgatggtgagtggggtgTCTTGATTCGACAACGGACCTCTGTTACACTTTCGAAAAATGTGGGATATGGAGCTGATCGTTTGTCTCGCTTTCTGTGATTGTCCTCAACTTGCCTCTCAGGTATACGAAAAGATGCCATGGATCCGCAGTTCATCAAGAATCTCAATCTGTTGGGACCAGTAGAGATACACGATGCTGGGAAATTCGTGGTATGTATTCGGTTGATCTTCCACTCAAGTCTGTCGTCGTGACGAACAAATAAGCGCAGCGGCGTGCTTTTGGGACCGAAGTCGAATTCGAACGATGAGCATTCACTGACATTTGTTCCGTCTTTGGTTGTCGATCACTCTTACAGCCCGCACAAGCCCAACGTAcgctctcctctcgtcaCGAGGAGCTCACCTCACCCACGGCCTTACCTCCCCCGAACCATCTCtctgtccctcttctcatctcgttACTAGACAGACTCAAGACCGTCCCGAGGGGCACAGACCCTACTACAGTGTATAAGGAGTACGGGATGCAAACGGGTCAGATCGAAGAGCTGAGGCGATGGGTGAACAGCGTGAGCgtgagcgaggaagatgatgtgcgggtggaggatggcgaggagatCAGGGAGATGAAAGCGGTCTGGGTGGGAGGGTTACCGATGAGGTCGTAGATGAATGATGGGAAGTGGCTTTATCTGATCGAGGGTGTGTATGTGGCAAGGCAAGACCTGTGGGCAGTTGTGAGGAGGAATCGAATCCTCATATAGTGCACAGATTGTCAATAAGCTTCGATCTGAAGATCAGATAATTTAGCACTATCGTGATACAGTAGTACTACGAGAAGCCATCATGACAAAAAAACTTAAAGTGCACACTACTCCCGCTCCTCTTCAACCAGTTCGACCGTCTCACTGTTCCCCCTGCAGATTCTCTCCGGGTTAACTTACGATGTACGCATGAGATCGAGGGACCCTTCGATCATCCACATCTGATCAAATGTTTGTGCCGAAACAGCTCTGATTTCGCTTCTGCGTGACTTGACGAACACACAGCGACACTCGAGCATGATAATGAGGATATCCCTCGTCAATACCAACAATGCCGAACAATTCTGTACAGTAGGCTCTGTCATCGACATTCGAGATATGCTGGATTTCCAAATCGGTCAAGCCGAGACGATCAGTCGGTCCAATAAAGTCAAGGTCAGTAACCTACCATTCGTGGTCACTTCATCAACTTAGACCTGTCATTTACGGTCTGTGCAAAAGTCCAAAATCCCTTGTGTGAGGGACAATTTCCACGCATATCTTGGCACATCCGATGTGATGAGTACCAATTCGCCTTGTACCCCTTGCACGCCGAAGTGTACAATACTGTACTGTAATCATGAAGTGTGCAACAACGAATGACGGACACCAGTTTGTCCACTTGCGATAGGTCAGCTTTATCTCGAACAACGTGTTTTGTTATTTGACTGATGCTGTTTACCAATGACTTTCTTCGATATTCTCGCTTGGGTCTCTCTACACGAGGACAACCAATTGAAGCCCCACTTGACAAAGATAcccttttcttctcgatgCGTTCGCTAATCACTGCCCTAGCTCATTCAATCGCCAGATATTTACCTCTGTCATACAGGGGGCCGACAGTTGCGAAAGGACAAGATGCTTCAGTGAGTGGGAAGGGAAGTGGATGACGAGTTTCTGTTGCATTGAATCACTTTCAcgagaggatgacgagatggatAACGTATCGTGAACCATCAATCTCTTCGAAGCAGTGGGCGCAAAGCAATACGCCGGCGTGACAGAATTAACGAACAGATGCATCGCTGACACGGACCTTCTAAACTACTTTTTGTCAGGctctgaagaagaatgaTATCTTTCTTTCGCCTTTTGACGCCAGCAAGATCAATAACAATCACCGTGAGCTCTGTCCTTCCTTTCGTTTTACGTCTCCAAGGACTGATCCCGGGGGTACCGCCTTGGGGGATTCGCCTTGGGGATGCAGAGGGAGATTTGCTCACCATGTCCAGAGCACGTTGTTGGAATCCACCTGGACCCTGCCATCGTCCCGCCTCGACGCCTTTACTAGCACCCAACCCCGCTCGATTCTCAAACTGTTGAACAAGAACAGGATCTACTCTaccttccctttctttgCCCAGACCTGTACCTGCCGTCCAACCCATCTTCGCCAAAAGCTGATTCCCAACATTGCTCTCGTCCTTACCAGGTTCAACAACAGGTGGCGGAGGGGGTATAGGTAACGGTGCTTTGGGTCCTTCTGCATATTTCCTTTTCCCagtggacgaagatgaaggtgcTTCTTCAGGCAATGGGATGTTGGGCTGATGGAATGCTTCCCGCCGTTCTGCCGCCCGATCTCGATATTTCGGTTGTGTGGGTTCCGCAGTCACTGAAGCGGCGAGCGAGACTGCCTTTCGCTTTTTGCCAGCTTCACAAGCAGTCGGATCCAGTAGGTTAGTCTGTTATTTGATATTACCGGCAcggaaaaaaaaaacagTAATGTGTAGACCGTTTGGGATTGCGGGTAGATGGCCAAGTTATTTTGGTGTAATCACATAAGTCAGTGCCAATCCTTTTTGTATCCTGGACCCACGTCGGAATCCAGCCCGGACGTTGTGGTGTGGTATACGAGCCTTATGAAGATCCGATTGAACTGTATGTTTCCGTAGAATCTCTTCCGTCTTGAACTGCCTTTGGCAGAGCAAACAGGCCACCTTGCCCGTACTGGCCAGCGTTGACAGGTCGGTGTATTCGAATATATCGGACGGTGGAGTGCCACTTCCAATTCTCGCACCAGCAGGCGCAGTGCCAGAGGTGACAGACTCAGAGGCAAAAGCCGAGCTACTTGACGAAGTCTTGATGAGGAACAATAACGCATCAAGTCAATATAGTGCTTTGTATCAATAGATCCTGAGAAAGGTTTACGCTTTGATTAGCCGAGGCTGTCGTCGTGGATGGAGCGACTACGATCGGTCTTCTCACGCCGAGAGCCGAATTCGCGTCTGAGATGCCCTTCGGTGGTGCACCAAACTCCGTTGGCGCGACTGGTGCCGCCAGCTCGCTTTGTTTTGTGTTCCACTTGGAAATGTTCTTTGCAATCTGTGATCAAGAACAACAGGACAAAGGGTGAGCGAAGACTCGGCACAATGCTGGAAAAATCGGTGCCAGCGCTGGGCGTCTCCGACTTGTGTTCACCTTCCGACTGCTTGATGTGGGTGGAATTATGTGGACACCCTTGGCTAAGACAGGGGAGATGTGTAAAATCAGCTCGGCTCATGCGCTGCTTTGCACCACGATGCACTCACATCGTGAAAGTAAAACAGTATCCTTTCCAACcaagtcttcttcttcgtcatcctgCAGCAGATTTTTACCGCTCAGTGGGATGATgccaatctcctctttctttttcGATTTAATTGGTCCACCAATCTTGATTGGCTGCAAGCCTCCTGCGATGTTGATAGGCACCATACCAGCTGGTCGGACGTCTGACAGAGCCGTGGCGGACTTCAGAGCGGGGGCCCCGGCCAAAACACCAAGGAACGCTCGATGGTCGGGAGTGAGCTCGACTGTCCCGTCTTCGGCTATGACGACCGCACCGCGAGGTACGGCCTCCTGTGCACCTCCTTGAACATGCCAATAAGCGCACCACTTGCCATCCGGCTGATCGATGGTATCGCTGCCGAAACCGCCGTTGCGAGAGGATCGAATGAGAAATTCCCCGCCAAGGGGGCCAGCAGTTGTCGGGAGAAACGCAGCAGGATTAGCAAAGGATGCCGCAATAGGGGCATAGTTGATCAAGAACCCGTTCGGTTGATGCTGGGGCGACAGCAGGAAAGGGAGCAGAGCTGATGCAAGCTGTGCAAACATCGAGAATCAGTTGTGTTGGAAAAACGAAGCTCAGATACGatgtcagctcacctcgcttGTGGCCAGCTCGATGAAGCCATATCCCCAACTACTTCTTGCTGTCCGATCCACAATCAACACCGTTCTCACTATCGTACTCTCGGCAGCGATCTCTCTCCCGATCTTGCCCATCATCCTTGCGATTTCTTGACTCATCCGCTTCGAGACCTCGTCCGCAGTCGTTCCGGAATCTAGGCCGCGGAGTAGGAGGACGCGTTTCCCACCACCTGGTGGTCCGATGTCTCGCATACCGTCATGACCTGGTCGTACATACTGTGGCTGATGCGAGATGACGGGCTGTTCGTATGCCTGAGAGTATGGTCCCGATTGTGCTTGAGTGGCTGAGAAGTTGATCTTCACTTTTCGAGGGTCGGAGTGAGCATACAGTGCTGGCATGAGTACAGCGGGGAAGCTGCGCCAGGAACATCCATCAGATAATGATCATCTTGAATATTGAGTCGAGAGGAGACTCACTTGGCGTTGATGAATTCTGCTGCGTCATCGATAGTAGCGAACTGCGCGAAACCAAATCCTTTCGAAAGTCCTGTAGCTTTATCTCTGACAATTTTGACACTGTCGAAGATTGCTTGATGTTCGGTTTTCAGAAATCCGGCAAACTGTATGATAGTTGTCAGCGCGGTCCCGGATTGGTCTTGCGTTTGGCTCACGTCTGACTCTGTCAATTCTGGATCGAGTCCCAAAAAGATGACATCTTTCGAAGGTTCGGCAGGGACTCTAGGACCTCTTCGACCGCTTTGACCTAGACTGTCACTCCCATGAGGTGGGGTGTATGTCCCCTACACGCGACATGTTAGTCAACTGAATCCATATACTGCCGGGGTCCACTATCGAGAACCACTCACACTAGCCAATTCTTCCacgtctcttcctctctcccattGTGGTTCGTTTCTCCCCAAATCCCTTCTTGGCGGTGCTCTTAAATCCTCTCGATCGGACATCATCCCGACTACAGGTCTGTCCTCGGTGTATCTACTTCTTTGATACTCCCTATCCTTATCCCTATCCCTATCTTCGTACTCTCTGACCCTCGGTGGTGGTATATACCTTTCTTCCAATCCTGGATATCGACCTCCTGGCGGATCATCATATCGTCTagaagagggaggataATCGTCATATCGTCTaggcggaggaggtgatggtCGTCGCGGAGGGAAAGTATCGTCGTATGCTCTaggtggcggaggaggcgaAGCGTACCTTctcggaggtggaggtggagagcgGGATCTAGGTCTTGGAGGAGGGATGTacctttctctcccatAGTCGAGGTGTCTATCATCGTGTCGTGATCCTGGTCCGACGGGTGGACCACCACCGCTTCCACTCCCTCGCATGGGTGATAagggtcgagaaggagagtaTCGTCGGACGGGACGATAGTCCGGGGAGCGAGACCGTGATCGTGGTCTGTACGACATGTCGTGCACGTCTACAGAGGTGGTGCGAGAACAAGTTCGATCTCAAGTCAAAGCTGTCTGTCGTCAAAAGAAACGTGCTGGTTCGACGTGAAGGGGGTCGACGTCGAAAGACAAAGGATAGGAAAGCGAGTGATGATTACATAACCAAGCTTCTGTGACCCATTCAGAGTCAAGTTACATAATAATAGGCTTTTGTCTCGCACGGGATCAATTTGCCTCCGACCCAGTTGGGAGGGACCTGTGATGGACCGACcaaccatcatcactcgtTCGCTGCATTCTCATTCGAAGCATCTTACAACCGCGTCGTGATACAACTCTCCTCTACCCGAATCTAGCATCGAAAGAAGAACGTCACAATGGCAGGAGGACACGGCGGATTCGGTGAGCTTGTCGGCTTCCTATATGGAGCAACGCAAAAGGAGCTGACATCTGACAACTGTATAGAACCGGTCAAGGTATTTATCTCGTTCAATCCCTTCGGATCTCCCTCCCGCATCGAAGCCTTCTCTCgaagccttcttccttcagTCTTGCACACCGCGATTCACCGGCTGACTGCCAAATCATGAACTGACTGACGGACTGTGTACCTGTAGCTTGACCCAGCAATTGAGCGATGGTCCCAAATGGTATGTGACCCTTCCATCTGAACAATAGGTCAAAGcaaccatcatcaacataCAATCGCCCAATCCGCAGAAATTTACCCTCGCGCGAAAGGAAAGGTGCAGGGCTGACCTAGTCGCCTACTCAGAGAGAGAACGTTTACCAACATTTCAAATTCACAAGAAGAGCAACTAGACAGGTGATAACGCTCGGATTCCTCGTCCCTGCTTTTATCGCCGGTATCGCAGTGTCATTCGATGTGAgtcccatcctcctccctcctctttgCGTGACGATAGAGAGAGGCTCTCGTTTGACATCGACATTGTCCCCGAAGGAACGCTGATATGGGTTTGTGATTCTCCCGCAGAACAAATACGATTGGGCAGGTAAACAGAAGGGATCAAGTTTACTTCGAGGTACACCCGCCAAGCCTTCTCCTGCATCGGAAGAGTAGACAATGTATCACCCTTGTCCATGAGGAGCCTATCAGAACAACACATCCGTGACTGTTGATGACAAGATGACAGTAACAACATACAAGCTTTGTACTGATTGGTCTGCCGAGAATGCTCCATTTCCGCTACATGACTCAACTTTACCAGATCCGCTTGACCATTGTCCACctttccacttcttccaATTTCCAtttcttgcccttcttcccaccttTCGATTCGCCCACTCCCCCACTATCTTTCGCTCCTAGATCAACGGATCCCACTCCGTTCTCGAATCGACGAGCACTATTGAGCAAAGCGGACTTCGGCAAGGGGACAGGCGTGGCGGGTGCTGGTGAATTGAGCGTTGTGGGAGATGTGTAATCCGGAAGATCATCAGACGGATGAGATAGGAACCGACTCGTTTGATTATTGTACTCCTGAATCGTCCCGAGGCAGTCAGCTCCAATTGGATCTCAGAGACAGTGAGCTTTCCTTGGGCACCCACCGTTTCCTCTTTGCTTTCTCCTACCGCCGCACGCCCGAAATCATTGACCGaatcttctgcttctctcatctccattcCTTCCTGTCTCATTGCCGAGAAACTCAACAACGATAAACCCAGAATGACCTTGACGAACACCAGACTGTATTTCGCGTCACAAGTCAGTTTGAAGCCCACATCTGCTTTGAAGGATGGCTACTCACCATCCCCATGCACAGAGTCCAACCCCAATCCAAGAAGCCCATCTGAACGTGTTCCAAGCCCATGTCCTACTGGTCAGATCGTTCATCGACTCGTCATTGTGGTGTGACGAGGTAGTCAACATCCCAATAGCTTGGGCGCCTATTCGAATGACTAAACAAGCAAGGGGAATCGATGCGAAGCCTAAACGTCGTGCAACGAGCGGAGATTGGTCAAGAAGAACTTGATGCTGTTGGAACAGAGTGTGAACATCTTTGTCAGCCTGCACAGTGTCGACTTGCATCGATGTCTCAGCAGCTCAAGCCCAACTCACATTCCTTTTCTTCCGTCTATTTCTTCCTTGTCCAGTCGATCCGGCCATCAACACGTCCTTGGCGAGGACGTCAGTGAATCGCTCGTACACTGATGCTCGAACATGGTTGAACTTGGTGATGAAAGCATGTTTGAGCCAATCTACCACCATCTCAGATACGATGACAAATAGAACGGGCTGGCAGCAGGCAAGTCGTGGTTGGAATCAGCGAGAGCTACGCTGTCGGTCTCTGGGATTCCCCTTTTCTAGCTCACAGATAAGATGGAATCGACGAGACTTTTCCCTCGTATAAAGCTTTTGGGCAAGAATGCGATTTCCGATCCGGCCATTTCTATCATGTTGCGGATAGCGATGACAGAAAGCATCAAACTGAGTTGAAAGCGCTCAACGATGTCTgaatgatgaggaggaatcTTCAGCTCATGTCGAATCCATAAAATCGACGCTTAGCTTACCTGCGCACATGATTTGGAAGAGATTCTCCTTTTCAAACTTTTTGAAGACAGCTGTACAAGGAGCGACCATCAGATTCGAGGTATAACCAAGACACACGAGCAACAGCGAGATCTAGTCTACTCACATC
This genomic interval from Kwoniella newhampshirensis strain CBS 13917 chromosome 4, whole genome shotgun sequence contains the following:
- a CDS encoding septum formation protein Maf, whose product is MSRPNPVAPTALSLPIFKKLANRRIILASASPRRKDILATAGLHPEIVPSTFAEDLPHSRFAGNLADYPIATGAEKAMEVYERLVKENERDPPDLVISADTVVIFPPEKDTAEGGSAHGEVSEVLEKPINKEDQAKILGLMAGRECEVITGVTIVYPSIEAPGFKVHSISCSSLVQFYDNSNEVIQAYVDSEEGLDRAGGFAIQGLGGILIERIDGNYDNCVGFPSAPFWRWLSELDEDGVFDEAWQ